The Colletotrichum higginsianum IMI 349063 chromosome 2, whole genome shotgun sequence genome has a segment encoding these proteins:
- a CDS encoding Methyltransferase domain-containing protein: protein MGDSTASTAQETFGEKNAKHFDKVAPGEWPRWIVDLQQQIVDFLVSPDFPSWAGLDVNAQAQAQGSKGRMLDYACGDGLLSKALKPLYASVIGVDVSGAMLDKYRATASGLGLTDEEMMGVRGDFITGASQATEPPLPEEALSDFDMVAMSMALHHVEDAAATMRELVSRLKVGGKILIVDWAPLDGSTAAQREYQEELRKDNKEAIVKERLAVHAARHTVGKPEGFTEAEQKLLFEQAGCKGFAWKLADKLSYVELVDAKGQLYWALATKA, encoded by the exons ATGGGCGATTCAACTGCTTCCACAGCTCAAGAGACTTTTGGCGAGAAGAATGCCAAACACTTTGA CAAAGTCGCGCCAGGCGAGTGGCCTCGGTGGATCGTCGACCTGCAGCAACAGATTGTCGACTTTCTCGTGTCGCCCGACTTTCCCTCCTGGGCCGGACTAGACGTCAAtgcccaagcccaagcccaaggcAGCAAGGGACGCATGCTGGACTACGCCTGCGGAGACGGCCTCCTCTCCAAAGCCCTCAAGCCCCTTTACGCCtccgtcatcggcgtcgacgtctcGGGTGCCATGCTTGACAAGTACCGCGCCACGGCCTCCGGTCTGGGCCTGACCGATGAGGAAATGATGGGCGTCCGCGGCGACTTCATCACCGGCGCGTCACAGGCCAccgagccgccgctgcccgaGGAGGCCCTCAGCGACTTTGACATGGTGGCTATGAGTATGGCCCTGCACcacgtcgaggacgcggccgCCACGATGAGGGAGCTCGTGTCGCGGCTCAAGGTCGGAGGCAAGATTCTGATCGTGGACTGGGCGCCGCTGGACGGCAGCACCGCGGCCCAGCGGGAATACCAAGAGGAGCTGCGCAAGGACAACAAAGAAGCCATCGTCAAGGAGAGGCTGGCGGTGCATGCGGCGCGGCACACGGTCGGAAAGCCAGAGGGCTTCACCGAAGCGGAGCAGAAGTTGCTTTTTGAACAGGCCGGCTGCAAGGGCTTTGCGTGGAAACTCGCCGACAAGCTGTCATATGTAGAGCTGGTGGACGCCAAGGGGCAGCTGTACTGGGCCCTGGCCACCAAAGCCTGA